A genomic region of Homo sapiens chromosome 4, GRCh38.p14 Primary Assembly contains the following coding sequences:
- the HTN1 gene encoding histatin-1 isoform 2 (isoform 2 is encoded by transcript variant 2), with protein MKFFVFALVLALMISMIRHHGYRRKFHEKHHSHREFPFYGDYGSNYLYDN; from the exons ATGaagttttttgtctttgctttagTCTTGGCTCTCATGAtttccatgatt agACATCATGGGTATAGAAGAAAATTCCAT GAAAAGCATCATTCACATCGAGAATTTCCATTTTATGGGGACTATGGATCAAATTATCTATATGACAATTGA
- the HTN1 gene encoding histatin-1 isoform 1 precursor (isoform 1 precursor is encoded by transcript variant 1): MKFFVFALVLALMISMISADSHEKRHHGYRRKFHEKHHSHREFPFYGDYGSNYLYDN, from the exons ATGaagttttttgtctttgctttagTCTTGGCTCTCATGAtttccatgatt agCGCTGATTCACATGAAAAG agACATCATGGGTATAGAAGAAAATTCCAT GAAAAGCATCATTCACATCGAGAATTTCCATTTTATGGGGACTATGGATCAAATTATCTATATGACAATTGA